Sequence from the Myxocyprinus asiaticus isolate MX2 ecotype Aquarium Trade chromosome 44, UBuf_Myxa_2, whole genome shotgun sequence genome:
CTGAATAATTCATTTCTGGAAGTGCACAGACACAAAATGTGAGTTCCATTGATGccacagagacagaaagagagaaaaagcatGATAGTTTCAAACAATGGTTCACAACAAAATTCATTGGCATTCgttggaaaaaacaatgctaaatgcaaataataaaatgtacctAATCATATAATCGTGCATAGTTAGGATGGCAAAGAAATAAGCTTCATAAATAGGCAATCAACTTATAACGAATTGGACAATGCTTCCCATACCTTTTGTTGTAGAGTAGAAATCAAAGGCAATGcatctaatacattttttttacaaacagtattttgccacaaattcatctgtcacttggtaatatgTCTAATACTAATACAGTATTTGGCCCAGTGTTTATTCCACGTGTTAGCCTGGTAAATCACATGTTGGCTGTTATTAAAGCAttacaaaaacagtaaaaaaatgtattcatccagtcctgttaaaggaatattccggggtcaaatacaagttaagcttaatcagcagcatttgtggcataatgctgataaccacaaaaattaattctgacttgtccctacttttctttaacaaaagcaaaaatctgggttacaatgaggcacttacaaatagaagtgaatggggcaaatcaaAAAACGTAAAAAAGGAgcaaattattaaaggaatattcctttacatgTGCAACTAATTTTGCATactgttatttgtttgtttgttttttgttatttttgaatGATGAACAATTTCGGTATTGtaggtcaccacttgatgtccaacagagaaatctgtgtcctgaagcaaaaccaggtGAGAACCGACAATTTAAAAGGCTGGACCTACTTTTCATTTTGCCTCGTTTTGATTTCCTTGCGTTCTGAATTGCTTGCTTTCTCTGGGCCTCAGTTATCTCCATTCCTGATTAGAGACAAAGGAAAAGCTTGTTGTACATTATTGAACCTTATACTTTGAAATAAATCATGCCAGTCTAGAGACATATTCTTATCCCTTAACTATCCAATACTTTCAGCTTTAAGACTCACCCATCTCTTGGTCCTCCTGCACTCTTCTGCGCTCTCGAGCAAATGCTTGCAGCCATCGCTGCTTGTCCTGGCTCTTTCTGCAGCACAGTACGCAGAGTACCTCCAGATTCTCTAAATGCCGCAGAAGGAAGGCATTTTTCAGGAAGCCCAGCTCAGGGTGCCGTCCATCGTGCAGGTCGATTGGCTCAAGGTGGTCTGAGTCCAGACGGCCCTGGTAGTGTAGCAGGTCTCTCCGCAGGACGTCTTTCTTACAGAACACCAGCTGGTGGTCAAACAGGAAGTAGCTGCGTTGCTGTGTCTTACCGGGCCGTACTATCCGTGTCAGCTCGCCTGAGTGGATGAGCTCCGAGCTCCGTGTTAACAGATCATCACCCTATAGGTCAAGTGTTGATAAAGGTTGCTTCGGCGACTTTGGAGAAAATACAAATTTTTCCAAGCGCAAGTTTCAAAAACTGAAGTCTACAATATAATTTTTCTATGTTTTTTCCCTTGTGGCAGTTTGAAAAGAAATTTAAGTGCGGCAAGATACAAAGCAAAGTCCCAGCTAAGCCTGTGAATGACCCAGTGTATTAATCAATAAGTAATCTAATTAACGGATCAACATGGTATCCAATTAATATCTTATTGCATTACGCTCAGACACACGCAAGCATGTCTGCCCATCCAGTTACATTTCTTCACATAATAATCAAAGAGACAGTGGATGTCACATTGTATAATTCCAAAACTGAGTTTGTATAATGCTGAAACCAGTGTTATTATCGTcaactaaaataaaactaaattaaaactcaTTAGACAAAGTAAACTTACAAACTTAAATATACAAccctaattccaaaaaagttgagacagtatagaaaatactaataaatacaaaaaggagtgatttgtaaattctattcaccctgtgctatattgaaagcactacaacaacacattatttgatgttttaccttgtgaatttaatagttttttttaatgtactctTATTtccaatcagatgattgcaacatgctcctaaaaagttgggacagtcttATCCCGCAGGAAATCACTTCTGTATGCGCATGATCTCCAATCCCTCTTAAAAACAGTTATGCgtctgtaatagatatcatgacATGGGTTCTGGAATACTTCAGTAAACCTttcagtcaacaccatttgccactgcatccacagatgcaagttaaagggatagttcattcaaaaatgaaaattctctcattatttactcaccctcataatatcccaggtgtgtatgactttctttcttcacctgaacacatttgaagaaaaatacaaaaatatcttagctcagtaggtccttcaaATGCAAGAggatggcgatttctcttttgaagctccaaaaatcacagacagtcagcataaacttcatccatacgactccagctgtttaATTAATCTTCTAACAAGACCCGGTCGCTTTTAATgcgaaaaagatacatttttaagtacttttataaactctaaatcatgcttcctgtCAGCAGCGGTAAGCGCGTGTGATGTCATTGcactggcatttgaaacacgtgagaactgacacaCAAGTCACAgtcggaagagcagcgctgtttacaagtgaggaggaggaacgctgtacattagcttggttggttttggtttagatctgtatttatctgtttctttactcacaatggtatGTTTGGGTGCTTATCCttgatgtctcaaccgagtggagaacatgagattacatctgtatcatggcaacacaAATACTTGCTGCTTGACTTCACCCTCTCCTGAAGCTTGCCGGATGTGtttgattatagttaaaaagtgccaaaagtgatcgtatcactttagaagacattcgtttaaccgctggagtcgtatcgatgacgtttatgctgtctgtgatttttggaacttcaaaagagaaatcgccattcacttacattttaaggacctattgagctaagatatttttcaatttttcttcaaatatcatgagggtgtgtaaataatgagaggattttcatttcttggtgaactatccctttaaggctttactatgcaaagcagaagccatatacaggtgcatctcaataaattagaatgtcgtggaaaagttcatttatttcagtaattcaactcaaattgtgaaacttgtgtattaaataaattcaatgcacacagactgaagtagtttaagtctttggttcttttaattgtgatgattttggctcacatttaacaaaaacccaccaattcactatctcaaaaaattagaatacatcataagaccaataaaaaaaacatttttagtgaattgttggccttctggaaagtatgttaatttactgtatatgtactcaatacttggtaggagctccttttgctttaattaatgcctcaattcggcgtggcatggaggtgatcagtttgtggcactgctgaggtggtatggaagccctggtttctttgacagtggccttcagctcatctgcattttttggtctcttggttctcattttcctcttgacaataccccatagattctctatggggttcaggtctggtgagtttgctggccagtcaagcacaccgacaccatggtcatttaaccaacttttggtgcttttggaagtgtgggcaggtgccaaatcctgctggaaaatgaaatcagcatctttaaaaagctggtcagcagaaggaagcatgaagtgctccaaaatttcttggtaaacgggtgcagtgactttggttttcaaaaaacacaatggaccaacaccagcagatgacattgcaccccaaatcatcacagactgtggaaacttaacactggacttcaagcaacttgggctatgagcttctccacccttcctccagactctaggaccttggtttccaaatgaaatacaaaacttgctctcatctgaaaagaggactttggaccactgggcaacagtccagttcttcttctccttagcccaggtaagacgcctctaacgttgtctgtggttcaggagtggcttaacaagaggaatacgacaactgtagccaaattccttgacacgtctgtgtgtggtggctcttgatgccttgaccccagcctcagtccattccttgtgaagttcacccaaattcttgaatcgattttgcttgacaatcctcataaggctgcggttctctcagttggttgtgcatctttttcttccacactttttccttccactcaactttctgttaacatgcttggatacagcaatctgtgaacagccagcttctttgtcaatgaatgtttgtggctccttgtgaagggtgtcaatgattgtcttctggacaactgtcagatcagcagtcttccccatgattgtgtagcctagtgaaccaaactgagagaccattttgaaggctcaggaaacctttgcaggtgttttgagttgattagctgattggcatgtcaccatattctaatttcttgagatagtgaattggtgggtttttgttaaatgtgagccaaaaatcatcacaattaaaagaaccaaagacttaaactacttcagtctgtgtgcattgaatttatttaatacacaagtttaacaatttgagttgaattactgaaataaatgaacttttccacgacattctaatttattgagatgcacctgtatcaaCACTGTCtggaagcgctgccgacttctctgggctcggtctcatttGTAATTGAAAGCAGAACCGTGGAATCATGTTTTGTGGTCCAATGAGTCCAGACGTCATGTTTTCCAGGCCAAAGAGGACAAGGACCAtctaagctgttatcagcatcaggtccaaaagccagtgtttgTCATGGTAAGGGTTTGCCATCCAGACGCCATCTTTGctagggacgtccctgcatttctAGCAGGACAacgtcaaaccacatactgcccggattacaagtgcatggctgtgtaagcagggagtgtgggtgctagattcgcctgcctgcagtcctgaactgtctccaattgagaacgCATGGCACATTATTAAGCGCAACATATGTCAACGAAGGCCCTGTACAATTGCGCAGCTGAAAACCTGCATAATgtatgaatgggggaaaattccacttgctaaacttaacaaacttgtgtcttcagtgcccaaacgcttaatgtgttattagaagaaatggtgatgtttcacagtggtaaacacttgactgtccaaaCTTTTTGGAGGGTGTTGCAATCatgtgatttgaaatgagtgtatatttaaaaaaaacaaaaaagaaaaaacattttttcataaGGTAAATACATTCATAAGGTAAAAcgtcaaataatgtgttgtagttctttcaatatacagtgcatccggaaagtattcacagtgcttcactttttgacaacgtgaaagaagtttgtttgaaatctttgcaaatgttttaaaaaaaaaaaaaaaaaaaaaaaaatcacatgtacataagtattcacagcctttgctcaatactttgttgaagcacctttggcaccaattacagcctcaagtctttttgagtatgatgctacaagcttggcacacctatttttgctcagtttctcccattcttctttgcaggacctctcaagctccatcacgttgtatggggagcgtcggtgcacagccattttcagatctctccagagatgttcaatcgggttcaagtctgggttctggctgggccactcaaggacattcacagagttgtcccggagccactcctttgttatcttggctgtgtgcttagggtcgttgtcctgttggaagatgaaccttcaccccagtctgaggtccagagcgctctggagcaggttttcatcaaggatgtctctgtacattgctgcattcatctttccctcgatcctgactagtctcccagttcctgccgctgaaaaacatccccacagcatgatgctgccaccaccatgcttcactgtagggatggtactggccaggtgatgagcggtgcctggtttcctccagacatgacgcttgccattcaggacaaagagttcaatctttgtttctcatggtctgagagtccttcaggtgccttttggcaaacaccaggtgggctgtcatgtgccttttactgaggagtggcttccgtctggccaccctaccatacaggcctgattggtggagtgctgcagagatggttgttcttctggaaggttctcctctctccacagaggaatgctggagctctgtcagagtaaccatcgggttcttggtcacctccctgactaaggcccttctccccgatcactcagtttggccaggcggccagctctaggaagagtcctggtggttccaaacttcttccatttacggatgatggaggccactgtactcACTGGGACCtacaatgctgcagaaatttttctgtacccttctccagatctgtgcctcattacaatcctgtctcggaggtctacagacaattccttggacttcatggcttggtttgtgctctgatatgcactgttaactgtgggaccttatatagacaggtgtgtgcctttccaaatcatgtccattcaactgaatttaccacaggtggactccaatcaagttgtagaaacatctcaaggatgatcagtggaaacaggatgcacctgagctcaattttgagtgtcatggcaaaggctgtgaatacttatgtacatgtgattattttcgttttttattttgaataaatttgcaaagatttcaaacaaacttctttcacgttgtcattatggggtattgtttgtagaattttgaggaaaataatgaatttaatccattttggaataaggccgtaacataacaaaatgtggaaaaagtgaagcgctgtgaatactttccggatgcactgtagcacATGGTGAATAGAAttcacaaatcactcctttttgcttttattaacattttccatacTATCCCAATGTTtttagaattggggttgtatttatattataaaaatgagtacaaattaattttagttttagatacactgtatattataaaatttgaaacctTTTATGACCCTAGAAGCACTAGATAGTGTTAACACTAGACAACACTATATAACTATAATAACCCTATCTGAAACAGTGTTGATTGGAGTTGAGATGTCACTGACCGCCCAATGGAGGATGGCCACCTGCCAGTGAGCAATGGTGTCAATGCTCTCCAGTCGTCTCTTCCTCTCGTTTATCAGACTTGCCACATTCTTCATCGCTTTGTGTGCGTCACACACTCCTGCATGATCACTGAGGGGAAAAACATACTCTGTTAGTGAAAAGGAGCTGTTGCATTTGAATgactattttatttctatttcagagATTTGTGAGTGTTTCCAGAGCAGTTATCATATTATGATCCTTTTGATACTAATGTACTTTATTCTATGAAGTGTCTATAAAAAGGGGGTATGCAGAGGAATGAGCTACCTGTGGTCTTTGGGTGTGTATTTCAACAGCTCTCCCAGCTGAAGAGGGTATTTACAGATCTTCTGTACAGGTGTGAGTAAGAAGCCAGCAATAGAGATATCAATCAtctgctgtagaagacgacatgCCTCAAAAAAGTGTTTGTATCGCCCTTGTTTCATTAATCGATGTAATTCAGCACACGCAGATGGGTGTGTGTTACAGTACTCGGAGTATATAGAGAAACCTTCCCCCTGAGGTAGGAGAGAAATAAAGAAATTTCAGCAAATTCAAAACATTGGAACAGGATTTAAATTTTCTTCGATTTTATGTAAACATACCTGTTGAAGAAAGCAGAAGCCAATCTCACTTAGATGAGGGTTTTCGGCATTGTATTTCTTTTCAAGGTCCTTGAGAAACTTCCTCTGGAACTTGTAGATGTCTTCAATGTTGCTGAAGATTGTCTTTAGCTGTGCATCAGTAAACATGCCAGGATGTTTCCTACATTGACGGATATAGCCCTACAACACCAAATGATGATGAAATTgcaaaattaacattattttatgagCAAATTTAATTTAGACCTTCTAAAATACACAGAGATTATAGCATTGCTTTAGAAAGTTATATTTTGCAATGCtacagtgccattttttattttaaaggatttGACCAGCAGAGGTCAGCAATGAGAAAGATGTAGATAAGCATACTTCATACTACTCGTACTACTTCTGCAGTATATagcatgtatatactgtatgtatatatatatatatgtatatatatgtatacatacatacatacatatatatggaaCATATGGAACATAACATAACTTGCTAACTATAGTGATAACTTGAGCATTGTCTCTTTGAATGTAGACCTAATGTTGTTAGCAATTACCTTGAAAGAAGACAAATATGTGTTTCTTTTTATCTTAATCTCATGTTTAAATTATGGTGTAATAGAATCTTCAAGACTGATTACCATTCAGACTAAAATAAAGATAAGGGCTGTTATGTAATAAGGAGTGTATGTAGGCCGGAAAACAAGACAACAGACTGTAGTTGCAGCTGGGATGGAGGCTCACCTCGCAGATATCTTTGAGATGCTTGATGTAAACACGTTCGGTGTCCATGATTTCTTTGACCACATTTGCTCTCATCTGCTCTCTGTGCTCTGAGCTTTGTTTGTGCGTCTCAGAGGGGACGGACTCTTCCGTATCCAGTGCGCTCTCCACACTCTCACTGCTTGAGTCCTCCTGATTCACCCGAACCTTGCCAATCAACATGTCATTATAGTTAATCCCctagaatcacattactaaatGGAACAATAAGCAGGTAATTATGATTACGGACAATTTTAAGACAATAATAAACTGTATAATACAGGCTTTTAACTGATTCAGACAACTTGTTAATTCTCTTCTACAAGAAGACTTGATCAAATCACTTAAAGGCTCTTTGTGTGTGATTGACTCATCTTGTTGAATCTTAAGATAAAACCGAGCCACACATTTTACAATGGGAtgcattgagagaaaaaaaaaaaaaaaacacacacctcATTCACTACATCCTCTAATTCTTTCCAAACCGGTCAATCAGCATGTGCAACTATAATGACACATctaatagggatgtgcaaaactacatatttaaaAATTGACTAGTAAGAGGGGTGCCTGAATGACTGGTCGGCTAAACGTCGATTTGGTTTCTGGTTAACCTGACACTCGTAGGAtgatttccccgaaaagtgtaaacacaggTGCTTTCAAACAATGATCTGTTTGAGCATCCAACCAGCCTGATACAGCGACATTGGCTTGACCAGTGATgggagtttggggcgggactatctgtttgcttgACTAATGGAAGACGGAGGGTTTATTAGGAAATCAGTTTGAAAACATGCAACTACGTTTGTTGTTCCGTTTTACTTGttggttgttggatgactagttaaCCATCGTGACCCATCCCTAAGATCTACCATTTCCTTTGGGTCACCCAGAGCAACCGTGCAGGCTGTGTTACTATTTTCAAGTGTTCCTCCCAAGTGGAATGTGTTTAAACTGGCTTTTTGTTTCACATTCATTACTCCGAGAGGGTGACAGTGCAACTCACCCGCACAAAGCTGGAGGGAAACCAAGCCTCGCGGTCTCCCACCATCCCCCACCACCAGTCCTTCTCCTGAACATCCAGAACACGGATCACCTCACCGGCTTTGAAGGCCAACTCCTGCTCTTCCATCGTCACATGATCCCACAGGGCCTCAGCGTATACAGCATGGCCCGAGTTTATGTACTGGAGATGGAGAAAGATAGAGATAGAGATTACAGTCAGGCTGAACATATAGAGGCTATAGgtccgattaaaaaaaaaaaaaaaaaaagagtgataaGTGAAATACAGGCTTGACAATTACAAGAACACATGCATACACTTAAACAGCTCTACACACAAACACCTGATTTAACTGATAAGACACACAGTGAATTATGACATAGACTCTATAACACAGCTTATAAGTGAAAACAACAGTATACCAACAACATTTTAAAGGCTTGTGTACATGTGCTAAAAGTAGACATCTTGtgtaatattaaaggtgcactaagtaactttgtaactttgcattgtaaaaaaagttttacacagagaaatgaattgtacttttgacaaatatgtttacaTTGATGAACACTTACATGAGACGAAGATTTATTCATATCAGTGGCATAGAAAAAGCTGGTTTATTCTACATATAAACCacgtttatttttttgtcaaggtGAATCCCACAGAATCACAAAACACTAATGGTTTTAGTATAGATACATCCATATGTATGCAAGAAAACACATAACCCCCCATATAGACACAAGAACACACAGCAAACCTGATTCAGGGTAAAAAGGTCGACTTCTGATTGGAGATATGGTGTTCCTTCAGTCAATTCTTCAAAACTGCCATCCTCCTCACTCACACTGTCATCCAGCATTGGATCAGAGTTACCATCTTCTGGAAAATACAACCACACACAGAGTGAGTTTAGAAACTATGCAGAGATGAATCAATATTCCCTCTCCAAGCAACCACCAAAACAATCTCACTATAGAGCCTCTCATCTTTTTAGATCAAGTGCTTATGCACACGTATATAAACAAAAACCACTGACCACTGAGCACTCTGCGACCTTTGCGTCGGCCCATTCTATCCAGACCGGTAGGTGTGCTTTGGGAGAAAACGTAGGGTCTCAGACGGGTGGATACCGCCCGATATGGAGGCACTCTATGAGAAGGAACTGGAGGCCGAGAAACAGGCTGAAACAAAGCACAGATTAAACTTTAATCACCAGCCTTAAAAGGGGCCCACTAACCAGCAGGCCTTATGTTCAGATGCAGAGTTCAGTGTTCAGAGCAGGACAATGACCTGTCAGATTCTTACTCACTGTCATTTTAGGTCATCTTTTTTGAACACATAACATTGACATGACATAAGCACAGCACTGCAAGTTAGCGGGAATCTCACAATGTCacagtcacatttcaccccaaaatccaaaaaatgtgaaattataatttgcataaagaaaattatgtctttttttggacaattaagatttttgcattgtgacattactttGTACCCCCCAGCCTGGGtacaaaaatgttaacataaaaacCAGGAAAATTGAATTCAGTACAATAAATACTACCATGgtgtataaatattttacaatttaaataatatattattcatttatttt
This genomic interval carries:
- the spata13 gene encoding spermatogenesis-associated protein 13 isoform X5, with protein sequence MGEIGMPNGCRKGSPALQCIWKPAERETDGLESSSDDLVTKSVLKTSDEISATTASAVTTTCAAESPLSTTPISPNSPASSCNSPTFVVPRWKAGQSRPRPFSDYGQLGSTKYCISEEDRESENMDYTSQKDYIGKGSYIESSRQENGHVCTQTEGRKRRPISVIGGVNLFSSPAAEQKDDTESLPSPVSRPPVPSHRVPPYRAVSTRLRPYVFSQSTPTGLDRMGRRKGRRVLSEDGNSDPMLDDSVSEEDGSFEELTEGTPYLQSEVDLFTLNQYINSGHAVYAEALWDHVTMEEQELAFKAGEVIRVLDVQEKDWWWGMVGDREAWFPSSFVRVRVNQEDSSSESVESALDTEESVPSETHKQSSEHREQMRANVVKEIMDTERVYIKHLKDICEGYIRQCRKHPGMFTDAQLKTIFSNIEDIYKFQRKFLKDLEKKYNAENPHLSEIGFCFLQQGEGFSIYSEYCNTHPSACAELHRLMKQGRYKHFFEACRLLQQMIDISIAGFLLTPVQKICKYPLQLGELLKYTPKDHSDHAGVCDAHKAMKNVASLINERKRRLESIDTIAHWQVAILHWAGDDLLTRSSELIHSGELTRIVRPGKTQQRSYFLFDHQLVFCKKDVLRRDLLHYQGRLDSDHLEPIDLHDGRHPELGFLKNAFLLRHLENLEVLCVLCCRKSQDKQRWLQAFARERRRVQEDQEMGMEITEAQRKQAIQNARKSKRGKMKKMNYSGHPVSPHHQSLHPLHQRHVTVPTSIPQQQVFSLAEPKKKPSHLWHSIARSTLFKKGQKRDLHHMPVFTDV